From the Pseudorasbora parva isolate DD20220531a chromosome 2, ASM2467924v1, whole genome shotgun sequence genome, the window TCAACTTGAGATAAACTAGGTTAGATGTATGCTAGAATGTCATGTATTGGAATAAAGAGATAGAACTTAACACAAAGTGCAATAAAAATTAttgaagcattttttttttttaagatttgaaTGCAATCTTGGATAATTTTAGTATATTGTATGTATCCCTTTGTCCCCCCAAAAACACTGCACTGCAAAATCGTTTTACAATGGTAAAAGAACATAAATCAAATTTATACAATATCATTCAAACTTTGGAGTCAGTAAgattaacattttttatatatttatcatGTTAACATCATTAGCAGAAGAAATTAACAGCAAGTATGCATTAAATTGCTCATAAAATgactttgttttttaaagaaagaatcctgaatttttttttttgagggtcatacattgttttttttaaactgtatttttgattaaataaattctGCCTTCGGgacatcttttaaaaacataatcTTGCCCACACAATAGTGTACAGATGTATACTACTGAAAAGTGCAGCAGATGGTTATGATGTGCAGAATAAGGTGTTTTAAGCATGTGTTATGAGGAACTGGAGATATCGGTGAAAGTACACTGATAGAAATGAGGAAGAAGTAACCCAGATATTACACCTTTGATGTTACAGTGGAGATGGTGTAAAAGCAAAACACTTACTTTGATCATTCTCTGCATCTATATTTTGGCATTTTAGAGAACAACGATCAGTAGAATTTCATTAGAGTCTTTGCACAGTAACATAGTTCCCAGTTATACATGCTAGGCTCTAAAACATTCTAATACCGTTAACAATTCCTTTCGTTTGACAAACCCGTCTGCCTTGGTAtacaaatagattttttttattccactGATATTGATAAATTGACATTAAAATTTCGTCTCGTACAATACCAGCAAGGCAATGTAAATAAGCTATgatatgaggaaaaaaaaatcaaactaaCAAAAACATCAATAACAACGTCTTACAGTTTCATAATATGCACATGGAATGCCCCATTAACCTTAATGGAACAAAACCAATGGAATGATTAAAATccaaagcaaaaatggtccaTTTAATTGTGCTTGGGCTCCTCACATCTATTCTACAATGCTGTTCTGCTTCTTGTTCTCTAAGTAACTAAATAGTTTCTTTTTTCCCTTTATAAAGAACAAAGTACATCACTATTTCCATGTCATTTTTAAAAGCAGGAGCAACAGAACAAAATCACGCTCATATATTCTAATTCATTTCGTAAAGGGCTAGAGGAATGTGAAGGAGCTTGAGTGAATATGCAAGTAGCAAAAGGCTCTGCCCCTTATATTCGTTTCAACACATGATGCAAATGGTCAGACATATGGAATGATGAATGGAATGACCAGAAGTCTTATATTCAAGCATTGTTACAGACCCACAGCCAATGAGATGTGAAACTGTACTATACATAATTACAGACTGCAAACAAGATATgaaacaattaaaaatatatatatatatatatctaaaaaaaaacttaactgAAGTTCGGACCAGATTTTTCACATATTGTCATAGCAACAGATAAGATAAATGTATTGAGATATCTCCGAAGTGCTTTATGGCAGACCCTAAATATTTTAAAGGCCTGTGTGGTCATGTATTTTGTGGGTTTGTGTATGCGAGTCTTATTAAGACTTAAGTGCCACTTGTGACAGCACCTCTCTAGGACTGAGGAAACACTTATTAAAAAGACACAGACAGAAAGCAAAAGCAATAGACAGGGGGGTGCATACAGAGAGAAAGATATGGGTGAAAGGAGTAAATGATTCACTATTTATGTGAGTATGTGTATGCGCTGTTGGTGTGTATGATTACATACTGAACTATGTTTATTTTGGATCATAACTGGGTCATAGCGGCTGACCCCTGATAGGACAGTTAGTGCAGGAATAGAAGAGGAAAAACATGAGCTCTTGAATGTGAGATGGCACTCGGCTAATCATCTGCGTCTCCGCCGCAACCcctctcttttcttttctttttttctcgtGTTCAGATGGCCTCTACGTAGTTAGCCGGCAGCATCCCCTGCTGTCCGGTACGCTCCACTCTCCCGTACATCCATCCCTCGTCGATCTGCTGAACGTCCACAATCAGGTCGCCGTCCATGAACGACACCTCGTCCTCATCAGCTGCGGTGTAGTCGTACACCGCTCGGTAGCGCTTCTGCAACACACGCAAAGAGGACGGTAAGGACTTGAAAAGAAGGAGTGTGTGGGACAGTGTGTATTAAGAGTTTATTACCCCAGAGCTGGGAGGAGGGGCAGCAGCAGCCTGACGCACAGGCTCAGGCTCATAGTGATAGTTCTGGGATGCTGCCGGGGGCTGATATGCTACAAGACAAAAATGTTCATATTTTATAGCTCACTGGAAATTCAGACTGTAATGATTATCCAGACAGCAATCAAAAAATTGTGTACCTGGAGTTGTGATTTGTTGAGGTGTTTGTGGGTGCTGAGGTGGGCCTTCCCCTCCCATTCGGCTCTTCTCAAAGTCCTCATGGTATTTAATCtaaaacacacgcacacgcacgcgcgcgcacacacacacacacacacacatacattgtCAAAACTGAAAGAAAGAACAGTAACTATGAATGTTGTATGATGTCTTATGTTCATCATCTTAGTCTGCGTGGGTATTTTATCCCTTGCAAACAAACATTTAGTAATGTCCCTAAGGGTGTTGTGAATTCTGAAAAATATGTCACCAAAGTAACATTATTTAGCCAAATTAGTCTGAATATCAAGAATTATTTGTCATAAAAAGCAGATGTCTTGGAAGCAGCCGGGTTGAACATTATAAACATATGCATCATATTacattgatgtccaacaaaaaTGTCATGGGGTTATATTATAGTTGTATACTTTCCAGCTactattgcaaaaaaaaaaaaaatttgttgtaaagaaaaaatatatatacataacattttttttttctgatacaGAAAAATGTTAATATTGGCAGGgcaagaaaaaaattaaatatggtCTTTATCAGGccagcagaagaaaaaaatctatatcTTTGAACCCTGATAATGGGGCCAATACACAATTATCTGTGGcgataaaaagaaaagaaaatagtaGCATCAGAGCAAGGGGCTTAACTGTAATAGGACTGCACTATTttggaaaaatatataatagtgaTTATTGTGGTTTAAATCGCAATTGCGatttagggctgtgcaatatattgaaattatCGAACTATCGCAAAGGtatatatcgcaatatgcatatcgcaacaacacgcaatatctgaatgatttttatAGCcaacttcaacattgtgaaaagtgtatgtTTTAGGTCGACACATAAAGCAGAGTAGACTGGTACACCACTGTTACTTATGGGACTTGCCTGACAGTCTAGGGTATTTtcttaataataaagtatattatgcttatatctcctaaatgcacaTTTTGTTATTGGAACACACCCgattattcataactttaaggctaacataaTCATACTAAAATCTAAAGAACTTAAATTTTGACCTTTAAGTCTCTGAGA encodes:
- the lasp1 gene encoding LIM and SH3 domain protein 1, translated to MNPLCGRCNRVVYPTEKVNCLDKYWHKGCFSCEVCKMTLNMKNYKGFEKRPYCNAHYPKTSFTSVADTPENLRLKQQSKMQSQVLYKEEFEKNKGRGFSVVADTPELQRIKKTQDQISNIKYHEDFEKSRMGGEGPPQHPQTPQQITTPAYQPPAASQNYHYEPEPVRQAAAAPPPSSGKRYRAVYDYTAADEDEVSFMDGDLIVDVQQIDEGWMYGRVERTGQQGMLPANYVEAI